From the Streptomyces sp. Tu 2975 genome, one window contains:
- the folK gene encoding 2-amino-4-hydroxy-6-hydroxymethyldihydropteridine diphosphokinase has product MNQAASDPTVQPVPSSVTEQVDAADVTLSNPKDAVLSLGSNLGNRLETLQGAIDALEDTPGLRVKAVSPVYETEPWGVDPGSQPSYFNAVVVIRTTLPPSSLLERGQAIEEAFDRVREERWGPRTIDVDIVAYADVVSDDPFLTLPHPRAHQRAFVLAPWHDVQPEAQLPGRGAVAELLAGVGAGGVQPRGDLELRLPE; this is encoded by the coding sequence ATGAACCAGGCAGCGAGCGACCCGACCGTGCAGCCGGTGCCGTCCTCCGTCACGGAACAGGTCGATGCGGCCGATGTCACCCTGTCCAACCCGAAGGACGCCGTGCTCTCCCTCGGCTCCAACCTCGGCAACCGCCTGGAGACCCTCCAGGGCGCCATCGACGCCCTGGAGGACACTCCCGGCCTCCGGGTGAAGGCCGTGTCTCCCGTGTACGAGACGGAGCCCTGGGGTGTCGACCCGGGCAGCCAGCCGTCGTACTTCAACGCGGTGGTCGTGATCAGGACGACCCTGCCGCCGTCCTCCCTGCTGGAGCGCGGCCAGGCCATCGAGGAGGCGTTCGACCGCGTCCGCGAGGAGCGCTGGGGTCCGCGCACCATCGACGTCGACATCGTCGCCTACGCGGACGTCGTGTCCGACGATCCGTTCCTCACCCTTCCGCATCCGCGCGCCCATCAGCGTGCCTTCGTGCTCGCCCCGTGGCACGACGTGCAGCCGGAGGCACAGCTGCCGGGTCGCGGCGCGGTCGCCGAGTTGCTGGCCGGTGTGGGCGCGGGTGGCGTCCAGCCGCGCGGCGACCTGGAACTGCGGCTGCCCGAGTAG
- a CDS encoding DUF3180 domain-containing protein, translating to MKQLRLGVLAGLFAVAGVLSWGGARLWDSLGTLPSVPLAAPIVLAAIAVVLAATALSLRARLRAQRERRPGAKGVEPLMAARAVVFGQASALVAALVSGMYGGTGVFLLGSLDVPARRDQAIYAGFAVVTGIAVIAAAVFLERVCKLPEDDDENGGGAARA from the coding sequence GTGAAGCAACTACGGCTCGGTGTGCTGGCCGGTCTCTTCGCCGTGGCAGGAGTCCTTTCCTGGGGCGGCGCCCGTCTGTGGGACTCGCTGGGCACCCTGCCGAGCGTGCCGCTGGCCGCACCGATCGTGCTCGCCGCGATCGCCGTCGTCCTCGCCGCTACCGCGCTCTCCCTGCGCGCCCGCCTGCGGGCCCAGCGCGAACGCCGGCCCGGTGCCAAGGGCGTCGAGCCCCTGATGGCCGCCCGCGCGGTGGTCTTCGGTCAGGCGAGCGCCCTGGTGGCGGCCCTGGTCAGCGGCATGTACGGCGGCACGGGCGTGTTCCTGCTGGGCTCCCTCGACGTCCCGGCCCGCCGCGACCAGGCCATCTACGCCGGTTTCGCGGTGGTGACGGGCATCGCCGTGATCGCCGCCGCCGTCTTCCTGGAGCGGGTCTGCAAGCTCCCGGAGGACGACGACGAGAACGGCGGCGGCGCGGCCAGGGCCTGA
- a CDS encoding aldo/keto reductase, translating into MTEQLLPTRRLGGLEVSALGFGAMVLSPGVYGEIDDERGERALLAAVDAGATFIDTSDGYGTDGHNEQLIGRALRGRRDEVAIATKFGFRLPDGVEPHPFPVGFSFGELAVNAAPEHVRGYAEASLRGLGTDRIDLYYPHFPDPQVPLEETVGAVAELIQDGLVLHLGLSNVTAAQLRAAHAVHPVAAVQTEWSMWRPIDHELLAAARELGVGVVPWSPLGSGFLSGAVSEVKEGDFRQNAPRFAAANLKANNDRFAPVRGIAAELSITPAQLALAWLLHQDEHAVPIPGSRTPAHIEENLAAGRVKLPAEVLERLSAILSSTEVEGGTLL; encoded by the coding sequence ATGACCGAACAACTGCTGCCCACGCGCCGACTCGGTGGCCTCGAGGTCTCCGCACTCGGCTTCGGCGCGATGGTCCTTTCCCCCGGTGTGTACGGCGAGATCGACGACGAGCGCGGCGAGCGGGCCCTGCTCGCCGCCGTCGACGCCGGCGCCACGTTCATCGACACGTCCGACGGCTACGGAACGGACGGCCACAACGAGCAGCTCATCGGCAGGGCCCTGCGCGGCAGGCGGGACGAGGTCGCCATCGCCACGAAGTTCGGCTTCCGGCTTCCGGACGGCGTCGAACCGCACCCGTTCCCCGTCGGCTTCTCCTTCGGCGAGCTGGCCGTCAACGCCGCGCCGGAACATGTCCGCGGTTACGCGGAAGCGAGCCTGCGCGGCCTCGGAACCGACCGGATCGACCTGTACTACCCGCACTTCCCGGACCCGCAGGTGCCGCTGGAGGAGACCGTCGGCGCCGTCGCCGAGCTGATCCAGGACGGCCTCGTCCTGCACCTCGGCCTGTCCAACGTGACCGCTGCGCAGCTGCGCGCCGCGCATGCCGTGCACCCGGTGGCGGCCGTGCAGACCGAGTGGTCGATGTGGCGGCCGATCGACCACGAGCTGCTGGCGGCCGCGCGGGAACTGGGCGTGGGCGTCGTGCCGTGGTCCCCGCTGGGCAGCGGATTCCTGAGCGGCGCCGTCAGCGAGGTCAAGGAGGGCGACTTCCGGCAGAACGCACCGCGCTTCGCCGCCGCCAACCTCAAGGCCAACAACGACCGCTTCGCCCCCGTCCGCGGCATCGCGGCCGAGCTGTCGATCACGCCCGCCCAGTTGGCGCTGGCATGGCTGCTGCACCAGGACGAGCACGCGGTCCCGATTCCGGGCAGCAGGACGCCCGCGCACATCGAGGAGAACCTGGCGGCGGGGAGGGTGAAGCTGCCGGCTGAGGTGCTCGAGCGGCTCTCTGCGATCCTGTCGTCCACCGAGGTGGAGGGCGGCACGCTGCTCTGA
- the folE gene encoding GTP cyclohydrolase I FolE — protein sequence MTDPVTLDGEGCLADFDEKRAENAVRELLIAVGEDPDREGLRETPARVARAYKEIFAGLTQQPEDVLTTTFDIGHDEMVLVKDIEVYSTCEHHLVPFRGVAHVGYIPSTSGKITGLSKLARLVDVFARRPQVQERMTTQIADSLMEILEPRGVIVVVECEHMCMSMRGIRKPGAKTITSAVRGQLRDPATRNEAMSLIMAR from the coding sequence ATGACCGACCCGGTGACGCTGGACGGCGAGGGCTGTCTCGCCGATTTCGACGAGAAGCGTGCGGAGAACGCCGTTCGTGAACTGCTCATCGCGGTCGGCGAGGACCCGGACCGCGAGGGGCTGCGGGAGACGCCCGCGCGCGTGGCGCGGGCGTACAAGGAGATTTTCGCGGGCCTGACGCAGCAGCCCGAGGACGTCCTGACGACGACGTTCGACATCGGTCACGACGAGATGGTGCTCGTCAAGGACATCGAGGTGTACTCGACCTGTGAGCACCACCTGGTCCCCTTCCGGGGCGTGGCGCACGTCGGCTACATCCCGTCCACCAGCGGCAAGATCACCGGCCTGTCCAAGCTGGCCCGGCTGGTGGACGTCTTCGCGCGCCGACCGCAGGTGCAGGAGCGGATGACCACCCAGATCGCCGACTCGCTGATGGAGATCCTGGAGCCCCGGGGTGTCATCGTCGTCGTCGAGTGCGAGCACATGTGCATGTCGATGCGTGGCATCCGCAAGCCCGGCGCCAAGACGATCACCTCGGCGGTCCGCGGTCAGCTGCGCGACCCCGCGACGCGGAACGAGGCGATGAGCCTGATCATGGCGCGCTGA
- the ftsH gene encoding ATP-dependent zinc metalloprotease FtsH produces MDVKRYFRGPVMWIVLAVLAVVVLMQVVGSSGGYKTVDTGEVVQAIDKNQVKQAKLTTGDEQIIKIELKEDQKVDNSSKVQASYIGTQGADLADKLQEKFQAGEIEDGYTVSPSKQSPFVSVLLSLLPFVLIVVVFLFLMNQMQGGGSRVMNFGKSKAKLITKDTPKTTFADVAGSDEAVEELHEIKEFLQEPAKFQAVGAKIPKGVLLYGPPGTGKTLLARAVAGEAGVPFYSISGSDFVEMFVGVGASRVRDLFEQAKANAPAIVFVDEIDAVGRHRGAGLGGGHDEREQTLNQLLVEMDGFDVKGGVILIAATNRPDILDPALLRPGRFDRQIAVDRPDMQGRLEILKVHQKGKPVAPDVDLGAVARRTPGFTGADLSNVLNEAALLTARGDRKLIDNHALDEAIDRVVAGPQKRTRIMSDKEKKITAYHEGGHALVAAASPNSDPVHKITILSRGRALGYTMVLPEEDKYSTTRNEMLDQLAYMLGGRAAEELVFHDPTTGAANDIEKATATARAMVTQYGMTERLGAIKFGGDNTEPFLGREMSHPRDYSEEVAALVDEEVKKLIETAHNEAWEILVENRDVLDNLVLQLLEKETLGKEEIAEIFAPIVKRPARPAWTGSSRRTPSTRPPVLSPKELALTNGAANGATSASATATTVTDVTKAPAEPVPEERPEG; encoded by the coding sequence ATGGACGTGAAGCGATACTTCCGTGGGCCGGTCATGTGGATCGTGCTGGCCGTCCTCGCCGTGGTCGTGCTGATGCAGGTCGTCGGCTCGTCCGGTGGCTACAAGACGGTTGACACCGGCGAGGTCGTCCAGGCGATCGACAAGAACCAGGTCAAGCAGGCAAAACTCACCACTGGTGACGAGCAGATCATCAAGATCGAGCTCAAGGAAGACCAGAAGGTCGACAACAGCAGCAAGGTGCAGGCCAGCTACATCGGCACCCAGGGTGCCGACCTGGCCGACAAGCTGCAGGAGAAGTTCCAGGCCGGTGAGATCGAGGACGGTTACACGGTCTCGCCGTCGAAGCAGAGCCCGTTCGTCTCGGTCCTGCTCTCCCTGCTGCCCTTCGTGCTGATCGTCGTGGTCTTCCTGTTCCTGATGAACCAGATGCAGGGCGGCGGCTCCCGAGTCATGAACTTCGGGAAGTCCAAGGCCAAGCTGATCACCAAGGACACCCCGAAGACGACCTTCGCCGACGTGGCGGGGTCCGACGAGGCCGTCGAGGAGCTCCACGAGATCAAGGAGTTCCTCCAGGAGCCGGCCAAGTTCCAGGCCGTCGGCGCCAAGATCCCGAAGGGTGTGCTGCTCTACGGCCCGCCCGGTACGGGTAAGACGCTGCTCGCACGCGCCGTCGCCGGCGAGGCGGGCGTCCCGTTCTACTCGATCTCCGGTTCCGACTTCGTCGAGATGTTCGTCGGTGTCGGTGCCTCCCGTGTCCGCGACCTCTTCGAGCAGGCCAAGGCGAACGCCCCGGCGATCGTCTTCGTCGACGAGATCGACGCCGTCGGCCGGCACCGTGGTGCGGGTCTCGGCGGTGGCCACGACGAGCGCGAGCAGACGCTGAACCAGCTGCTCGTCGAGATGGACGGCTTCGACGTGAAGGGCGGCGTCATCCTGATCGCCGCCACCAACCGGCCCGACATCCTCGATCCGGCGCTGCTGCGCCCGGGCCGCTTCGACCGGCAGATCGCGGTCGACCGTCCGGACATGCAGGGCCGTCTGGAGATCCTCAAGGTCCACCAGAAGGGCAAGCCGGTCGCTCCGGACGTGGACCTGGGCGCCGTTGCCCGGCGCACGCCCGGCTTCACCGGCGCAGACCTGTCGAACGTGCTGAACGAAGCCGCGCTCCTGACCGCGCGCGGCGACAGGAAGCTGATCGACAACCACGCGCTGGACGAGGCGATCGACCGAGTCGTGGCCGGCCCGCAGAAGCGGACCCGGATCATGTCCGACAAGGAGAAGAAGATCACCGCGTACCACGAGGGCGGTCACGCCCTGGTCGCGGCGGCTTCACCCAACTCCGATCCGGTCCACAAGATCACGATTCTGTCCAGGGGCCGTGCCCTCGGCTACACGATGGTGCTCCCGGAAGAGGACAAGTACTCGACCACCCGCAACGAGATGCTCGACCAGCTCGCGTACATGCTGGGCGGGCGTGCGGCCGAGGAGCTCGTCTTCCACGACCCGACCACGGGTGCGGCCAACGACATCGAGAAGGCCACCGCCACGGCCCGCGCGATGGTCACGCAGTACGGCATGACCGAGCGGCTGGGCGCGATCAAGTTCGGCGGTGACAACACCGAGCCGTTCCTCGGCCGCGAGATGTCCCACCCGCGCGACTACTCGGAAGAGGTCGCGGCGCTGGTCGACGAAGAGGTCAAGAAGCTCATCGAGACCGCGCACAACGAGGCCTGGGAGATCCTCGTCGAGAACCGCGACGTCCTCGACAACCTGGTCCTCCAGCTGCTGGAGAAGGAGACGCTCGGCAAGGAGGAGATCGCGGAGATCTTCGCGCCGATCGTGAAGCGCCCGGCCCGCCCGGCGTGGACCGGCTCCTCGCGGCGCACGCCTTCCACCCGTCCGCCGGTGCTCTCGCCCAAGGAGCTGGCCCTGACCAACGGCGCCGCGAACGGTGCGACGTCGGCCTCGGCCACGGCGACCACGGTGACCGATGTCACCAAGGCGCCCGCCGAGCCGGTCCCGGAGGAGCGTCCGGAGGGCTGA
- the hpt gene encoding hypoxanthine phosphoribosyltransferase — protein sequence MGTDLQSVLITKEEIDAKLVELAAKIDAEYAGKDLLIVGVLKGAVMVMADLARALSTPVTMDWMAVSSYGAGTQSSGVVRILKDLDTDIKGKHVLIVEDIIDSGLTLSWLLSNLGSREPASLEVCTLLRKPDAAKVAIDVKWIGFDIPNEFVVGYGLDYAEKYRNLPFVGTLAPHVYGG from the coding sequence ATGGGCACCGACCTTCAGTCGGTGCTCATCACCAAGGAAGAGATCGACGCGAAGCTCGTCGAGCTGGCCGCGAAGATCGACGCAGAGTACGCGGGCAAGGACCTGCTCATCGTCGGAGTCCTCAAGGGCGCGGTGATGGTGATGGCGGACCTGGCGCGCGCGCTGTCCACCCCCGTCACGATGGACTGGATGGCGGTGTCCTCGTACGGCGCCGGCACCCAGTCGTCCGGTGTGGTCCGCATCCTCAAGGACCTGGACACCGACATCAAGGGCAAGCACGTACTGATCGTCGAGGACATCATCGACTCGGGACTGACCCTGTCCTGGCTGCTGTCGAACCTGGGCTCCCGTGAGCCGGCCTCACTCGAGGTCTGCACCTTGCTGCGGAAGCCGGACGCCGCCAAGGTCGCGATCGACGTGAAGTGGATCGGGTTCGACATCCCGAACGAGTTCGTCGTCGGATATGGCCTCGATTACGCGGAGAAGTACCGGAACCTCCCGTTCGTCGGCACACTGGCGCCGCACGTCTACGGAGGCTGA
- the tilS gene encoding tRNA lysidine(34) synthetase TilS, which produces MGPHPAVAAIRLAVRRVLHDVLSDQTQNAARFAHSAPGPAPASEPPLVLVACSGGADSMALASALAFEARKLSVRAGGITVDHGLQDGSGMRAAEVAARLTAMQLDPVEAIAVRVGRAGGPEAAARDARYAALDDAAERHGAAAVLLGHTRDDQAETVLLGLARGSGIRSLSGMAAVSGTAGRYRRPFLHIDRQTARKACMVQSLPVWDDPHNADPAYTRSRLRHEGLPALEKALGKGVVEALARTAQLSRDDADALDSWAADAEATVRDESGRLECAKLYVLPPAVRRRVLRRAVIEAGAPAGSLFARHVEEVDRLITGWRGQGAINLPGRVEARRQGGRLVIRQG; this is translated from the coding sequence ATGGGTCCCCATCCTGCGGTCGCGGCGATACGCCTGGCGGTCCGCCGCGTACTCCACGACGTACTCTCCGACCAGACACAGAACGCCGCACGCTTCGCGCATTCCGCCCCGGGCCCGGCGCCCGCGAGCGAACCACCGCTCGTCCTCGTGGCGTGCTCCGGCGGTGCGGATTCCATGGCGCTCGCCTCCGCCCTCGCCTTCGAGGCCCGCAAACTTTCCGTCCGGGCCGGCGGCATCACCGTCGACCACGGCCTTCAGGACGGTTCCGGCATGCGCGCCGCCGAGGTCGCCGCACGCCTCACCGCGATGCAGCTGGACCCGGTCGAGGCCATCGCCGTCCGGGTCGGCCGCGCGGGCGGCCCCGAGGCCGCGGCCCGAGACGCCCGCTACGCCGCTCTCGACGACGCCGCCGAGCGCCATGGGGCCGCTGCCGTGCTGCTCGGCCACACCCGCGACGACCAGGCGGAGACCGTGCTGCTCGGTCTCGCCAGAGGCTCCGGCATCCGCTCGCTGTCCGGGATGGCCGCCGTGTCGGGCACCGCCGGCCGCTACCGCCGGCCCTTCCTCCACATCGACCGGCAGACCGCCCGCAAGGCCTGCATGGTCCAGTCGCTGCCCGTGTGGGACGACCCGCACAACGCCGACCCCGCCTACACGCGCTCCCGGCTGCGCCACGAGGGGCTGCCCGCCCTGGAGAAGGCGCTCGGCAAGGGCGTCGTCGAGGCCCTCGCCCGTACCGCCCAGCTCTCTCGCGACGATGCCGACGCCCTCGACAGCTGGGCCGCCGACGCGGAGGCCACCGTGCGCGACGAGAGCGGCCGGCTGGAATGCGCCAAGCTCTACGTCCTGCCTCCCGCCGTGCGCCGCCGGGTGCTGCGCCGAGCCGTGATCGAGGCCGGGGCGCCCGCGGGATCGCTGTTCGCCCGCCACGTCGAGGAAGTCGACCGCCTCATCACCGGATGGCGCGGTCAGGGTGCCATCAACCTGCCCGGCCGGGTCGAAGCGCGACGCCAGGGTGGCAGACTGGTCATTCGGCAAGGCTGA
- a CDS encoding zinc-dependent metalloprotease — protein sequence MTSIGGAEMVDWNLAVATATRFVRPGPDVSRDEARAVVAELRRHAKASEEHVREFTRMIPDGARPRDTPVLVVDRAGWIKANVAGFRELLRPLLDKMQERRSGTAGGAVLGAVGGKVTGVEVGMLLSFLASRVLGQYETFAPGGRDLPAGDSAEGNGGGRLLLVAPNIVHVERELQVEPHDFRLWVCLHEETHRTQFTGVPWLRDHLEGEIQSFLSETEMDPMTVLERFREAAQSLVGARPEGEQDEDGRSIVEMVQTPAQREILGRLTAVMSLLEGHADFVMDGVGPAVVPSVAEIREKFQQRRARGASRLDLALRKLLGLDAKLRQYRDGERFVRAVVEEVGMEGFNRVWTSPNTLPTKAEIAKPADWVARVHRKGEGAP from the coding sequence ATGACGAGCATCGGTGGTGCCGAGATGGTCGACTGGAACCTCGCCGTGGCGACCGCGACCCGCTTCGTGCGGCCGGGGCCCGACGTGAGCCGGGACGAGGCGCGCGCCGTCGTCGCCGAGCTCCGCCGCCACGCCAAGGCATCGGAGGAGCACGTCCGGGAGTTCACCCGGATGATCCCCGACGGCGCCCGGCCACGGGACACCCCGGTCCTCGTGGTGGACCGGGCCGGGTGGATCAAGGCGAACGTCGCGGGCTTCCGCGAACTGCTGCGCCCGCTGCTGGACAAGATGCAGGAACGGCGCTCCGGCACCGCCGGCGGCGCGGTGCTCGGCGCCGTGGGCGGCAAGGTGACCGGCGTCGAGGTCGGCATGCTGCTGTCCTTCCTGGCCTCGCGGGTGCTGGGACAGTACGAGACCTTCGCGCCGGGCGGCCGTGACCTGCCGGCCGGTGACTCGGCGGAGGGCAACGGCGGCGGACGGCTGCTGCTGGTCGCGCCCAACATCGTCCACGTCGAACGCGAACTGCAGGTGGAGCCGCACGACTTCCGGCTCTGGGTCTGCCTCCACGAGGAGACCCACCGGACGCAGTTCACCGGCGTGCCCTGGCTGCGCGACCATCTCGAGGGCGAGATCCAGTCGTTCCTCAGTGAGACCGAGATGGATCCCATGACCGTCCTCGAGCGGTTCCGGGAGGCCGCGCAGTCGCTCGTCGGCGCGCGTCCGGAGGGCGAGCAGGACGAGGACGGCCGCTCCATCGTCGAGATGGTGCAGACCCCCGCCCAGCGCGAGATCCTCGGCCGGCTGACGGCGGTGATGTCCCTGCTGGAGGGCCACGCCGACTTCGTCATGGACGGCGTCGGCCCCGCCGTGGTGCCGTCGGTCGCGGAGATCAGGGAGAAGTTCCAGCAGCGCAGGGCACGGGGCGCGAGCAGGCTGGATCTCGCGCTGCGCAAGCTGCTGGGGCTCGACGCCAAGCTGCGTCAGTACCGCGACGGCGAGCGCTTCGTGCGGGCCGTGGTGGAGGAGGTGGGGATGGAGGGCTTCAACCGCGTCTGGACCTCTCCGAACACGCTTCCGACCAAGGCGGAGATCGCCAAACCGGCGGACTGGGTCGCGAGGGTGCACCGCAAGGGGGAGGGCGCGCCATAG
- the dacB gene encoding D-alanyl-D-alanine carboxypeptidase/D-alanyl-D-alanine-endopeptidase, protein MVGLILSAGAVAVAGPWDSGQRKAEKQRVAAHGPAGGAHHEAPAPKRPAPAPSAASVLEALGGPRTVSAEDPAPADGLAGTLGPLLGDSGLGPAPAVCVVDLTTGERLYGKRAETPMVPASTVKIATAAAALTALGPDHRIPTTVVAAPDADTITLVGGGDATLDRARLAELADLTVSALRDREEAARKSGKAATVRLVYDASLYQGPALHPIGPNDNIAPVTALMVGQGRLDDRTRGPATRSADPAAEAARVFREQLSERGIRISPPAPGRAAADAVPLSQVLSEPLSSVVERMLTDSDNDIAESLARQTAVATGGKASFAGAERAVTGQLRRLRLPLAGTRFADGSGLDRRDKVSAALLTTVLARAADAAHPELRPILTGLPVAGFSGTLEDRYSDTSAGTGLVRAKTGTLTGVNSLAGTVVAPGGRLLGFAFLAADTPSPYEAQPALDRLAAALVS, encoded by the coding sequence GTGGTCGGCCTCATCCTCTCCGCCGGGGCGGTGGCCGTGGCGGGACCTTGGGACTCCGGTCAGCGTAAGGCCGAGAAGCAGCGGGTGGCGGCCCACGGCCCCGCGGGTGGCGCACATCACGAAGCGCCCGCACCGAAGCGCCCCGCACCGGCGCCCTCCGCGGCCTCGGTGCTCGAGGCCCTCGGCGGCCCGCGGACCGTCTCCGCCGAGGACCCGGCCCCGGCGGACGGCCTGGCCGGGACGCTCGGCCCGCTGCTCGGCGACTCCGGCCTCGGACCGGCGCCCGCCGTCTGCGTCGTCGACCTCACCACCGGCGAGCGGCTGTACGGGAAGCGGGCAGAGACCCCCATGGTCCCGGCGTCCACCGTCAAGATCGCCACCGCCGCCGCGGCCCTCACCGCGCTCGGACCGGACCACCGCATCCCCACCACGGTCGTCGCCGCTCCGGACGCCGACACGATCACGCTGGTCGGAGGCGGCGACGCGACCCTCGACCGGGCCCGTCTCGCCGAACTGGCCGACCTGACCGTGAGCGCCCTGCGCGACCGCGAGGAGGCTGCGAGGAAGAGCGGCAAGGCCGCCACGGTCCGCCTCGTGTACGACGCCTCGCTCTACCAGGGCCCCGCCCTGCATCCCATCGGCCCCAACGACAACATCGCCCCGGTCACCGCCCTCATGGTCGGACAGGGCCGGCTCGACGACCGCACGAGGGGGCCCGCCACCCGTAGCGCCGACCCGGCGGCCGAAGCGGCCCGGGTCTTCCGGGAGCAGCTCTCCGAACGCGGCATCCGCATCTCGCCGCCCGCCCCCGGGCGCGCGGCGGCCGACGCGGTCCCTCTCTCGCAGGTCCTCTCCGAGCCCCTGTCGTCCGTCGTCGAGCGGATGCTCACCGACAGCGACAACGACATCGCGGAGTCACTCGCCCGCCAGACCGCCGTCGCCACCGGCGGAAAGGCGTCCTTCGCCGGAGCGGAACGGGCCGTGACCGGACAGCTCCGCCGGCTCCGGCTGCCGCTGGCCGGGACCCGGTTCGCCGACGGCAGTGGGCTGGACCGCCGCGACAAGGTGTCGGCGGCGCTGCTCACGACCGTTCTGGCGCGTGCGGCGGACGCGGCCCACCCCGAGCTGCGGCCGATCCTCACCGGACTGCCCGTCGCCGGCTTCAGCGGCACCCTCGAGGACCGCTACTCGGACACCTCCGCCGGCACCGGCCTCGTCCGCGCCAAGACGGGAACGCTCACCGGGGTCAACTCCCTGGCCGGCACCGTCGTTGCCCCGGGCGGCCGACTCCTGGGCTTCGCGTTCCTCGCCGCGGACACACCCTCCCCCTACGAGGCGCAGCCCGCTCTCGACCGGCTGGCGGCCGCCCTGGTGTCCTGA
- a CDS encoding inorganic diphosphatase, which yields MEFDVTIEIPKGSRNKYEVDHETGRIRLDRRLFTSTSYPADYGFVENTLGEDGDPLDALVILDEPTFPGCLIKCRAIGMFRMTDEAGGDDKLLCVPASDPRVEHLRDIHHVSEFDRLEIQHFFEVYKDLEPGKSVEGADWVGRAEAEAEIEASFKRLEAQGGAH from the coding sequence GTGGAGTTCGACGTCACCATCGAGATCCCGAAGGGTTCGCGGAACAAGTACGAGGTGGACCACGAGACCGGTCGGATCCGCCTTGACCGTCGACTCTTCACCTCGACCAGCTACCCGGCCGACTACGGTTTCGTCGAGAACACCCTCGGCGAGGACGGCGACCCGCTGGACGCGCTGGTCATCCTCGACGAGCCGACCTTCCCGGGCTGCCTCATCAAGTGCCGTGCCATCGGCATGTTCCGGATGACGGACGAGGCGGGCGGCGACGACAAGCTGCTCTGCGTGCCGGCGTCCGACCCGCGCGTGGAGCACCTGCGGGACATCCACCACGTGTCCGAGTTCGACCGCCTGGAGATCCAGCACTTCTTCGAGGTCTACAAGGACCTGGAGCCGGGCAAGTCCGTCGAGGGCGCCGACTGGGTCGGCCGCGCCGAGGCCGAGGCCGAGATCGAGGCCTCCTTCAAGCGCCTCGAGGCGCAGGGCGGCGCGCACTGA